In the genome of Thermoplasmata archaeon, one region contains:
- the trxA gene encoding thioredoxin, whose protein sequence is MVTELTESTFDKFIEDNKVAIIDCWAPWCGPCRRMGPIIEELSNELAGKVGVAKLNTDENQAISVRFNINAIPTLLMFKDNVLVKTSVGLKPKEAILEDINSL, encoded by the coding sequence ATGGTGACTGAACTCACAGAATCAACGTTCGACAAGTTCATCGAGGACAACAAGGTCGCAATTATCGACTGCTGGGCACCCTGGTGCGGACCCTGCAGGAGGATGGGCCCCATCATCGAGGAGCTCTCAAACGAACTCGCAGGAAAGGTAGGAGTAGCAAAGCTAAACACCGATGAGAACCAGGCGATCTCCGTCAGGTTCAACATCAACGCGATCCCCACCCTTCTCATGTTCAAGGACAACGTCCTTGTGAAGACCTCGGTAGGACTCAAGCCCAAAGAGGCCATCCTCGAGGATATCAACAGCCTGTGA
- a CDS encoding HDIG domain-containing protein → MIDSGCKKRVIIHCCTVRAVAEEIASKIRIADMPTVIAGALLHDIGRSKEHTIMHAYIGSKIVEDYGLPQTLVDIVRKHTGAGLDQEDVEELGLPPGDYMPKTIEEKIVAHADNLVSDNRVVDHNHSVSKLINKGAFRGADRIEMLHMELSDLYGEDLDIMPKRIGEYPKLKTVDQFSID, encoded by the coding sequence CTGATAGATTCGGGCTGCAAGAAGAGGGTCATAATCCATTGCTGCACCGTCAGGGCCGTCGCGGAGGAGATAGCCTCCAAGATAAGGATAGCAGACATGCCCACGGTCATAGCCGGAGCCCTTCTGCATGACATAGGGCGCTCCAAGGAGCACACGATCATGCACGCTTACATCGGATCGAAGATCGTCGAGGACTACGGCCTCCCGCAGACATTGGTCGATATTGTACGCAAGCATACCGGTGCAGGATTGGACCAGGAGGACGTGGAGGAGCTCGGACTCCCGCCGGGGGACTACATGCCGAAGACCATCGAGGAGAAGATCGTAGCCCACGCGGACAATCTGGTAAGCGACAACAGGGTTGTGGATCACAACCATTCGGTGTCCAAGCTGATCAACAAGGGCGCCTTCCGCGGAGCGGACAGGATTGAGATGCTGCATATGGAGCTCTCCGATCTGTACGGCGAGGACCTGGACATAATGCCCAAGAGGATCGGCGAATACCCCAAGCTCAAGACCGTTGATCAGTTCAGCATAGATTGA
- a CDS encoding helix-turn-helix transcriptional regulator, whose product MFELQVVSNTPMSGVTDVDVVAETLLVQIGYLPKGYDPKTGAVTIRDSVPYRLFMDYLMAYPSKAWTVEELAVLLETTKPTIYRHINKLKSMDLLEAMDVEFNNQIRKGYRIRFGDIVKAWSFTEANVNMAMENYRKTVIHFRELMAQK is encoded by the coding sequence ATGTTTGAGCTACAGGTGGTCAGTAACACACCCATGAGTGGTGTCACGGACGTCGATGTCGTCGCGGAGACACTCCTCGTACAGATAGGTTACCTGCCTAAGGGATACGACCCTAAGACAGGGGCAGTGACCATCAGGGACAGCGTCCCGTACCGTCTTTTCATGGACTATCTCATGGCCTACCCTTCCAAGGCGTGGACCGTTGAGGAATTGGCAGTCCTTTTGGAAACCACCAAGCCTACAATCTACAGGCACATCAACAAGCTGAAGTCGATGGATCTCCTTGAGGCCATGGATGTTGAGTTCAACAACCAGATCCGCAAGGGATACCGTATAAGGTTCGGGGACATCGTCAAGGCGTGGAGCTTCACCGAGGCCAACGTCAACATGGCGATGGAGAACTACCGCAAAACCGTCATCCACTTCCGCGAACTCATGGCTCAGAAGTGA
- a CDS encoding helix-turn-helix domain-containing protein produces the protein MTVDDLITGMLREEGGFQIAFRGILDNELHMSLNEFCRATGISQSTLYKVMEGGREPNLRTVREVIKALKILNTAEENRFIAIIAASTALESIPESVTVSGQSIKVHEYPVATLEDAIIAAVRAERDGALGLVCAPIVAPTVEKILSIPVSRVIPTSSIQTAMERLINNL, from the coding sequence ATGACAGTGGACGACCTCATAACCGGGATGCTGAGGGAGGAAGGCGGATTCCAGATAGCCTTCCGCGGTATCCTAGATAACGAACTCCATATGTCCTTGAACGAGTTCTGCCGTGCCACCGGCATATCGCAGAGCACCCTGTACAAGGTCATGGAAGGGGGCAGGGAGCCCAATCTGAGGACCGTCCGCGAGGTAATAAAGGCCCTCAAGATCCTGAACACCGCCGAGGAGAACCGTTTCATAGCGATTATCGCGGCTTCTACAGCATTGGAGAGCATCCCGGAGAGCGTAACGGTTAGCGGACAGAGTATCAAAGTCCACGAATACCCTGTCGCCACACTCGAGGATGCAATAATCGCGGCTGTTCGTGCGGAGCGCGACGGGGCCTTGGGATTGGTGTGCGCGCCCATCGTCGCACCCACCGTCGAGAAGATCCTATCCATTCCCGTATCGCGTGTCATACCGACCTCTAGCATCCAAACGGCGATGGAGAGGTTGATCAATAATCTCTGA
- a CDS encoding tRNA (cytidine(56)-2'-O)-methyltransferase, with product MNNIWIMRIGHRPERDKRVTTHVALSSRALGAKGIYVDTYDPVLEENIRSVVDRFGGDYTIKTGVSWKEAMKDFQGKVVHLTMYGQQVVDAIPKIPKDEDIMIIVGASKVPFEVYERADFNVSVGNQPHSEIAALAIFLDRYTEGKALYEDRHGKVTVVPNERGKTVVNSE from the coding sequence ATGAACAACATTTGGATAATGAGGATAGGCCACCGTCCCGAGAGGGACAAAAGGGTGACCACCCATGTCGCATTGTCCTCCAGGGCCCTCGGAGCCAAGGGAATCTACGTCGATACGTACGACCCTGTGCTAGAGGAGAACATCCGCAGCGTAGTGGACCGCTTCGGCGGCGATTACACCATCAAGACCGGGGTGTCATGGAAAGAGGCGATGAAGGACTTCCAGGGAAAGGTAGTCCATCTGACGATGTACGGCCAGCAGGTAGTCGACGCCATACCGAAGATCCCCAAGGATGAGGACATCATGATCATTGTGGGTGCATCCAAGGTTCCGTTTGAGGTCTACGAGCGCGCCGATTTCAACGTCTCGGTTGGAAACCAGCCACATTCGGAGATAGCGGCATTGGCCATATTCCTGGACCGCTACACCGAAGGTAAGGCTCTGTACGAGGACCGTCACGGCAAGGTCACAGTCGTTCCTAACGAAAGGGGGAAGACCGTTGTCAATTCCGAATGA
- a CDS encoding ATP-binding protein — MDWSHSSGENRIPTRTLVLYVSFLALDILIIVSELLAGRIDQLLLSVPIAIMLLIAIITDRKVAHVPPLLIMLMVFTLLVVVISNQFRDAHAFISIFSSILTGVCLMLMGQVVVYTMMHSSPEKEQDNKSFVYMAAFGIAMTVQLLMFVAQITYYHFQQNTEFEIWIITTYVIYSIVGALITMFLSELGVDRFIINSGLNKSMEAYTGGSYSNERAKEEALAIIASGESEKLEFKSTITTNIQTGENDKRMEKAVLKTIVAFLNTTGGILMIGVSDDGSIYGVDEKEFDSRDKMNLHFTHMISSKIGDEFFPYISFRVIDMDEGKAIIRVDCARCKKPVFLKDGKVEEFYVRSGPSSVMLTGSNLVNYVNNKSTKDKMSIVRRIEEFEE; from the coding sequence ATGGATTGGAGCCATTCCAGCGGAGAGAACAGGATTCCGACCAGGACGCTGGTCCTTTACGTTTCCTTCCTCGCCCTAGACATACTCATCATCGTCAGCGAGCTCCTCGCAGGCAGGATCGACCAACTTCTTCTGTCCGTCCCGATTGCGATCATGCTGCTGATAGCGATCATAACCGACCGCAAGGTAGCACATGTGCCTCCTCTCCTGATAATGCTGATGGTGTTCACGCTCCTTGTTGTGGTCATATCCAACCAGTTCAGGGACGCCCATGCTTTTATCAGTATTTTCTCAAGCATCCTGACGGGAGTCTGTCTGATGCTCATGGGACAGGTCGTGGTGTACACGATGATGCACTCCTCTCCGGAGAAGGAGCAGGACAACAAGAGTTTCGTCTACATGGCGGCCTTCGGCATCGCCATGACCGTCCAGCTGCTCATGTTCGTGGCGCAGATAACCTACTACCATTTCCAGCAGAACACCGAATTCGAGATTTGGATAATAACCACCTACGTCATCTACTCGATAGTCGGGGCCCTCATCACCATGTTCCTCAGCGAGCTGGGGGTTGACAGGTTCATCATCAACAGCGGCCTCAACAAGAGCATGGAGGCCTATACGGGCGGTTCATATTCCAACGAGCGCGCCAAGGAGGAGGCCCTGGCCATCATCGCCTCGGGCGAATCCGAGAAACTGGAGTTCAAATCGACGATCACCACCAACATACAGACGGGGGAGAACGACAAGAGGATGGAGAAGGCCGTCCTCAAGACGATCGTGGCGTTCCTCAACACCACCGGCGGAATCCTGATGATCGGGGTCTCCGACGACGGCTCCATCTACGGGGTGGACGAGAAGGAGTTCGACAGCAGGGACAAGATGAACCTGCATTTCACCCATATGATCTCCTCGAAGATCGGGGATGAGTTCTTCCCCTACATCTCTTTCAGGGTCATCGACATGGACGAGGGGAAAGCGATCATCCGTGTAGACTGTGCCAGATGTAAGAAACCCGTGTTCTTGAAGGACGGTAAGGTCGAGGAGTTCTACGTACGTTCCGGACCTTCTAGCGTCATGCTCACGGGATCGAATCTCGTCAACTATGTGAACAACAAGTCCACCAAGGACAAGATGAGCATAGTGCGCAGGATCGAAGAATTCGAGGAATGA
- a CDS encoding carbon starvation protein A, whose amino-acid sequence MLLLIVCLICLLLGYLIYSRFVEKMVIPFRETTPAMEHADGIDYVPMPKAQNHLIELLNIAGTGPIFGALMGAKWGPIVFIWIVAGTIFGGAVHDYMCGMMSERNDGKSLSYLVRRYLGNKTRYPVLILLLFVLIMVSATFARSASDLLDTITGVPSLVWVILILIYFMVSTVLPINKLIGRLYPIFGIILIAMAVLITGGLIVGGYEFPTFTLENLHPDGTDYFPDMFITVACGAISGFHATQAPMVSRCVRNERDCRMVFYGAMVVESVIALLWATAGLAFFHGTVGLAEELAAGGASTAVYDIAVGVAGPIGGILAVIGVVICPITSGDTALRSARLMVQDDRDMDSSNRKKVILVTLILMIPILLLCSIDFSILWNYFSWLNQTLACLTLWTAAIFVLSYRNRMGYAIFLVIPAVFMTMVTSSFILHWSEGFSLDYDLSIALGAMFTIIVTLVFIRYYLRVIKPHPTEF is encoded by the coding sequence ATGCTGTTGCTGATTGTATGTCTGATCTGCCTTTTGCTGGGCTATCTGATATACAGCAGGTTCGTCGAGAAGATGGTCATCCCGTTCCGTGAAACGACTCCCGCGATGGAACATGCGGACGGCATCGACTACGTCCCCATGCCCAAGGCCCAGAACCACCTCATCGAGCTTCTCAACATAGCAGGTACCGGACCCATATTCGGCGCCCTTATGGGAGCGAAATGGGGACCCATCGTCTTCATATGGATCGTCGCCGGAACGATCTTCGGAGGAGCCGTCCATGATTACATGTGCGGGATGATGTCCGAGCGCAATGATGGTAAATCGCTCTCATACCTTGTCCGCCGTTATCTCGGGAACAAGACGAGATATCCTGTCCTCATCCTGCTCCTGTTCGTCCTGATCATGGTATCCGCGACGTTCGCGAGGAGCGCCAGCGACCTTCTGGACACGATCACCGGCGTTCCTTCGCTGGTTTGGGTCATACTTATTCTAATCTACTTCATGGTATCAACGGTCCTGCCCATAAACAAGCTCATCGGAAGACTGTACCCCATATTCGGCATCATACTGATTGCGATGGCCGTCCTGATCACAGGCGGACTGATCGTCGGAGGATACGAGTTCCCAACCTTCACATTGGAGAACCTCCACCCTGACGGGACCGATTACTTCCCGGACATGTTCATCACAGTGGCCTGCGGAGCGATCTCCGGATTCCATGCGACTCAGGCCCCCATGGTTTCCAGATGCGTCAGGAACGAGAGGGACTGCCGCATGGTGTTCTACGGCGCCATGGTCGTCGAATCCGTCATCGCACTGCTCTGGGCGACCGCCGGACTGGCCTTCTTCCATGGTACCGTAGGATTGGCCGAGGAGCTGGCGGCAGGAGGGGCGTCCACTGCGGTCTACGACATCGCCGTGGGCGTAGCCGGGCCTATAGGAGGCATACTGGCGGTCATCGGAGTCGTGATATGTCCAATCACTTCGGGAGATACCGCGCTGAGGTCCGCAAGGCTGATGGTTCAGGACGACAGGGACATGGACTCGTCCAACAGGAAAAAGGTCATTCTGGTCACCCTCATCCTCATGATACCGATCCTCCTGCTTTGCTCCATAGACTTCTCCATCCTTTGGAACTACTTCTCCTGGCTGAACCAGACCTTGGCATGCCTGACCCTGTGGACGGCTGCGATATTCGTCCTTTCGTACAGGAACCGCATGGGTTACGCCATCTTCCTGGTCATCCCGGCGGTATTCATGACGATGGTCACATCGTCGTTCATACTGCACTGGTCGGAGGGATTTAGCCTCGATTACGACCTCTCCATAGCCCTGGGAGCGATGTTCACTATCATCGTCACCCTGGTGTTCATCAGGTACTACCTCAGGGTGATCAAGCCTCATCCCACAGAATTCTGA
- a CDS encoding carbon starvation protein A, translating into MLLLVVCLMCLLLGYLIYSRFVERMVVPFRDSTPAVAHPDGIDYVPMSRMKNHLIELLNIAGTGPIFGALMGAKWGPIVFVWIVAGTIFGGAVHDYMCGMMSERNNGRSVSYLVRHYLGERTRYPVLILLLFVLIMVSATFARSASDLLGYITDIPSIIWIVIILIYFLASTLLPINKLIGKLYPVFGVLLIAMAVVITGGLFFGGYEFPVFTLDNLHPDGKEFFPDMFITVACGAISGFHATQAPMVSRCITSERDGRMVFYGAMVVESVIALLWATAGLTFFQGTAELADALAAGGASTVVYNIAVGVAGPVGGILAVIGVVICPITSGDTALRSARLMVQDDRDMDSSDMKKVMLITLALMVPIMLLCCIDFSILWNYFSWLNQTLACLMLWTATVFILSYRNHINYALFIVIPAIFMTMVTSSFILHSSQGLGLDYNLSIALAALFTVAVTILFIRYYLKKVRTHAEDF; encoded by the coding sequence ATGCTATTGCTAGTTGTATGTCTGATGTGCCTTTTGCTGGGCTATCTGATATACAGCAGATTCGTCGAGAGGATGGTAGTCCCCTTCCGTGATTCTACACCCGCAGTAGCGCATCCTGACGGCATCGATTACGTCCCGATGTCCAGGATGAAGAACCACCTCATCGAGCTTCTCAACATAGCAGGTACCGGCCCCATATTCGGTGCCCTGATGGGAGCGAAATGGGGGCCTATCGTCTTCGTATGGATCGTTGCCGGTACGATCTTCGGCGGAGCTGTACACGACTATATGTGCGGGATGATGTCCGAGCGCAACAACGGCAGGTCCGTATCGTATCTCGTCCGCCATTACCTCGGAGAGAGGACAAGGTATCCCGTCCTCATCCTGCTCCTTTTCGTCCTGATCATGGTATCAGCGACGTTCGCAAGGAGCGCCAGTGACCTCCTGGGCTACATCACGGACATCCCGTCGATAATATGGATCGTCATCATTCTCATCTACTTCCTGGCATCCACACTCCTGCCCATCAACAAGCTCATAGGGAAACTGTACCCCGTATTCGGTGTCCTTCTGATCGCCATGGCCGTCGTGATCACAGGCGGACTGTTCTTCGGAGGATACGAGTTCCCCGTCTTCACTTTGGATAACCTCCACCCTGACGGGAAGGAGTTCTTCCCGGACATGTTCATCACGGTCGCATGCGGAGCGATCTCAGGATTCCACGCCACACAGGCGCCCATGGTCTCGAGGTGCATCACGAGCGAGAGGGACGGCCGTATGGTGTTCTACGGCGCGATGGTCGTCGAGTCGGTCATCGCCCTGCTCTGGGCAACCGCCGGGCTGACATTCTTCCAGGGAACCGCAGAATTAGCAGATGCATTGGCAGCGGGAGGTGCCTCCACAGTGGTCTACAACATCGCTGTCGGTGTGGCGGGACCTGTGGGAGGTATACTTGCGGTCATCGGTGTCGTGATCTGCCCGATTACCTCGGGAGATACCGCACTAAGATCCGCGAGGCTGATGGTTCAGGACGACAGAGACATGGATTCGTCCGACATGAAGAAGGTCATGCTGATCACTCTCGCCCTCATGGTGCCCATAATGCTGCTGTGCTGCATCGATTTCTCCATACTTTGGAACTACTTCTCCTGGCTGAATCAGACGTTGGCATGCCTGATGCTGTGGACAGCGACGGTGTTCATCCTCTCGTACAGGAACCATATCAACTACGCGCTGTTCATCGTCATCCCTGCGATATTCATGACGATGGTGACATCGTCCTTCATCCTCCACTCGTCGCAGGGACTGGGCCTCGATTACAACCTCAGCATAGCATTGGCAGCGCTGTTCACGGTCGCCGTTACCATCCTTTTCATCAGATACTATCTCAAGAAAGTCAGGACCCATGCCGAAGACTTCTGA
- a CDS encoding DUF2798 domain-containing protein — translation MQEFRLPWNAREGIIYGCVIAALSSLIIGGYNVYDNMGYTLDTFGDFAARYIVIWPVMFLVAFTLANTVVGWGAKKIVHRYIGPEDSSNAYLCFNLIACVLLMSVILTFLGGLVGETIGYLLGGTPIDVMELIENWPRIWPRNFCIAFWVEMLIAQPAARMVMVRMHKAKMGEITS, via the coding sequence ATGCAAGAATTCAGATTACCTTGGAACGCAAGGGAAGGGATCATCTACGGATGCGTCATAGCGGCTCTTTCCTCACTTATCATAGGCGGATACAACGTCTACGACAATATGGGCTACACTTTGGATACCTTCGGGGATTTCGCAGCCAGATATATCGTGATCTGGCCGGTGATGTTCCTGGTCGCCTTCACCCTGGCGAACACCGTCGTGGGATGGGGTGCGAAGAAGATCGTCCACAGATATATCGGACCTGAGGACAGCTCGAACGCATATCTGTGCTTCAACCTGATCGCGTGTGTACTTCTGATGTCCGTCATACTGACCTTCCTTGGCGGACTTGTCGGAGAGACCATCGGATACCTCTTGGGAGGAACCCCTATCGATGTAATGGAGCTCATTGAGAACTGGCCCAGGATCTGGCCGAGGAACTTCTGCATTGCATTCTGGGTGGAGATGCTCATAGCCCAGCCCGCAGCACGTATGGTGATGGTCAGGATGCACAAGGCAAAGATGGGTGAAATAACTTCTTGA
- a CDS encoding leucine-rich repeat domain-containing protein, whose protein sequence is MMIADSGIKTFKGKVSTYVRSLACLMLTLAAVSGLLIVSEDADANVSEWDHHSTWGSNDCIIELTGHIKSIDGINHWSNTTLTVSGTGPMADYPATQYSYYTTAPWIDAAGYNSTCNTVEKVVIMEGVTHVGALSFQGLYNLNEVVLPHSLISIGDGAFEKCGNLKEVITRDNLEWIGSDAFSECKRLSHVYLGESVNTIGSGAFKWCPLKEINLPNSVKTISGAFRFSGIESVQLPADLKSIGKDAFSYCSNLKSIKIPETIEYIGDGAFKHCTSLTAVVIPDSVKEIGYGAFESCGLLSTVELPDSIEVIKWDMFSNSGLQSIRIPDSVKIIESSAFSNCKQLTDVMMGGSVEEIGFFAFQGCDKLDGIIFPESLKRMGEATSGFQLLKNFYLPAGLEIIDPTYRLFKWYDLDGNLVEPTVENLRGHLWESDGKLFGTAHMVTAGESDSDSTPSDQIPEKLSPLQDYLRRSVSRLIDWATSEIPGLLDIGVTIYLMIKTSWSPHFES, encoded by the coding sequence ATGATGATCGCCGATTCTGGGATAAAAACGTTCAAAGGAAAGGTGTCTACATACGTTAGATCCCTCGCATGCTTAATGCTTACACTTGCCGCCGTATCTGGATTGTTGATCGTTTCTGAGGATGCTGACGCTAATGTATCTGAATGGGATCATCACAGTACATGGGGATCGAATGACTGCATCATAGAACTTACTGGTCATATAAAATCGATTGATGGTATTAATCACTGGTCCAACACCACTCTGACTGTCAGTGGTACTGGTCCAATGGCAGACTACCCGGCAACCCAGTATTCCTATTACACTACTGCACCTTGGATTGATGCAGCGGGTTATAACAGTACGTGCAATACCGTGGAGAAGGTTGTCATTATGGAAGGGGTCACTCATGTCGGGGCCTTATCCTTCCAGGGCTTATACAATCTTAATGAAGTAGTTTTGCCACATTCGCTCATCAGTATAGGGGACGGCGCTTTCGAAAAGTGTGGGAATCTGAAGGAAGTTATTACAAGAGATAATCTTGAATGGATCGGAAGCGACGCTTTCTCAGAGTGCAAAAGGCTTTCGCACGTCTATCTGGGCGAATCCGTGAATACTATTGGGAGTGGCGCATTCAAATGGTGTCCTCTCAAAGAAATTAACTTGCCAAATTCTGTTAAGACGATTTCGGGGGCGTTCCGCTTCTCCGGTATAGAGAGTGTTCAGCTGCCTGCAGATCTCAAGAGTATCGGTAAAGACGCCTTCAGTTATTGCAGTAATCTTAAATCGATCAAGATTCCCGAAACGATCGAGTATATAGGGGATGGCGCATTCAAACATTGCACCAGTCTTACTGCCGTAGTAATTCCTGATTCCGTCAAAGAGATTGGATATGGCGCATTCGAAAGCTGTGGGCTTCTGAGTACTGTAGAATTGCCCGACTCGATCGAAGTCATCAAATGGGACATGTTCAGCAACAGCGGTCTGCAATCCATACGCATACCGGATTCCGTGAAGATAATCGAAAGTAGTGCTTTCTCGAATTGCAAGCAGTTAACAGATGTAATGATGGGTGGATCAGTAGAAGAGATAGGTTTCTTCGCGTTCCAAGGGTGCGATAAGCTGGATGGCATCATATTCCCTGAATCACTGAAAAGGATGGGTGAAGCAACCTCTGGGTTCCAATTGCTGAAGAATTTCTATCTTCCAGCTGGTCTCGAGATCATAGATCCCACATATCGTCTTTTCAAGTGGTACGATCTCGACGGGAATCTGGTAGAGCCCACAGTGGAAAACCTAAGAGGGCATTTGTGGGAATCAGATGGTAAGCTGTTCGGCACCGCACATATGGTCACAGCTGGAGAATCGGATTCTGACAGTACCCCGTCCGATCAGATCCCTGAGAAGCTGAGTCCGTTACAGGATTATTTACGCCGCTCGGTAAGCAGACTCATCGATTGGGCAACGAGCGAGATCCCGGGACTGCTCGACATCGGAGTAACCATCTATCTGATGATCAAAACCTCTTGGTCACCTCATTTCGAATCGTGA
- a CDS encoding thioredoxin reductase — METDVLIIGSGPAGVQAAIHSSRKKVKTLVVGKPINSSVHGTEIENYFGVYMDGEGLLNEGIGQAKTFGAEFINQNIVSSKAEDGSFSFTTDDGTEIKAKAVIIATGVSRKKLAVPGEKELYGKGVSYCAVCDCNFYKGRRVVLVGNESEAASSARMMTSYASETSWVAWDLTADESVVSKALDAGVRLYTNKPVSIDGTDKVESITLGDGTVIPTDGVFIELGAKSAADIAMDIGVMPEMDDTIKVDADCKTEVPGVFACGDITGKPWQVAKAVGQGCVAGLNAADYVKEKS, encoded by the coding sequence ATGGAAACAGATGTTCTGATAATCGGGAGCGGGCCTGCCGGAGTGCAGGCCGCTATCCACTCTTCCCGCAAGAAGGTCAAGACTCTGGTGGTGGGGAAGCCCATAAACAGTTCCGTCCACGGTACCGAGATAGAGAACTATTTCGGAGTGTATATGGACGGGGAAGGGCTTCTCAACGAAGGTATCGGTCAGGCCAAGACCTTCGGAGCGGAGTTCATCAATCAGAACATAGTGTCGTCAAAGGCGGAGGACGGTTCCTTCTCGTTTACCACCGATGACGGAACAGAGATCAAGGCCAAGGCCGTCATCATCGCAACTGGCGTATCAAGAAAGAAGCTGGCCGTTCCCGGAGAGAAGGAACTCTACGGCAAAGGGGTCAGTTACTGCGCGGTATGCGACTGCAATTTCTACAAAGGCCGCAGGGTCGTGCTGGTAGGCAACGAGTCCGAGGCGGCTTCATCAGCAAGGATGATGACCTCCTATGCATCCGAGACCTCATGGGTCGCATGGGACCTCACCGCGGACGAATCCGTAGTGTCGAAGGCGTTGGATGCAGGCGTGAGGCTGTACACCAACAAGCCCGTATCCATAGACGGTACCGACAAGGTGGAATCGATCACATTGGGTGACGGGACCGTCATTCCGACGGATGGTGTGTTCATCGAGCTCGGGGCCAAATCGGCCGCGGACATTGCGATGGACATAGGCGTCATGCCGGAGATGGACGACACCATCAAAGTGGATGCCGACTGCAAGACCGAGGTCCCCGGCGTTTTCGCCTGCGGGGACATCACCGGGAAACCCTGGCAGGTCGCCAAGGCCGTAGGTCAGGGATGTGTCGCCGGCCTCAACGCTGCCGATTACGTCAAAGAGAAATCATGA
- a CDS encoding Fic family protein, protein MQWSMIMIFFIIITQLNYKIFLNCIRDLLSIMSEDYHNKSDYSRFKPIGYPVRHKRKVPFQPMIALPLTYRKIIKEIRKMDATLDSFVLGSDDYLELVKDAYADNIHWTTKIEGSQLSLEEVKKITNRYTSGETMEVNTGPVQEILNHLYSFFAKNAMSLPWDLDTVKSTHSILMKGVNKDVVPGIIRDEEVSVIGSDGTEFFITCPPKNIEEELDYLIDWLNNSPFDEIVTATLFFHEFESIHPFRDGNGRTGRTLFQILLQELGLKNCKLCKFEKEMLSDSATYYDLLAYTDSTGIYSQLVMYVAESLEKAYKEAVTVFAAKDRISDLNENARTIVKTAKVKGTFTFNEATTWIPGLGSQTLRKIMDNLVEMDLIEKNGNTKGMTYSFKDPLRDLRIKLENENQRPILE, encoded by the coding sequence ATGCAATGGAGCATGATTATGATATTTTTTATTATAATAACACAACTTAATTACAAAATATTTTTAAACTGTATTAGAGACTTATTGTCGATTATGTCTGAAGATTATCATAATAAAAGCGATTACAGCAGATTCAAGCCCATAGGATACCCTGTCAGACATAAGCGCAAAGTTCCTTTCCAACCCATGATCGCTCTGCCGCTCACCTATCGCAAAATAATCAAAGAAATCAGAAAAATGGATGCGACATTGGATAGCTTCGTTCTCGGATCGGATGACTATCTGGAGCTCGTCAAAGATGCATATGCGGATAACATCCATTGGACCACCAAGATAGAGGGCAGTCAACTATCATTAGAAGAAGTCAAGAAGATCACGAACAGATACACCAGCGGCGAAACAATGGAGGTGAACACCGGTCCGGTGCAAGAGATTCTCAACCACCTTTACTCGTTCTTCGCAAAGAATGCCATGAGCCTCCCGTGGGATCTGGATACCGTCAAAAGCACGCATTCCATCCTAATGAAGGGCGTGAACAAGGACGTCGTCCCGGGAATAATTAGAGACGAAGAGGTCAGTGTCATCGGTTCAGACGGAACCGAATTCTTCATCACCTGTCCGCCCAAGAACATCGAAGAGGAACTTGACTACTTGATAGATTGGCTGAACAATTCGCCTTTCGACGAGATAGTCACCGCCACGTTGTTCTTCCACGAATTCGAGAGCATACATCCGTTCAGAGACGGCAACGGAAGAACAGGGCGCACCCTTTTCCAGATACTGTTGCAGGAATTGGGTCTGAAGAACTGCAAACTATGCAAATTCGAAAAGGAGATGCTGTCAGACTCCGCCACATACTATGATCTGCTGGCCTACACTGACTCAACCGGGATATACTCTCAACTGGTCATGTATGTCGCAGAATCGCTGGAAAAAGCCTACAAGGAGGCCGTCACTGTATTCGCTGCCAAAGACCGCATTTCGGATCTGAATGAGAATGCCCGTACCATCGTGAAGACCGCCAAAGTGAAGGGTACGTTTACCTTTAACGAGGCGACCACATGGATCCCCGGTCTGGGCAGTCAGACACTTCGGAAGATTATGGATAATCTGGTCGAAATGGATCTAATCGAGAAGAACGGCAATACAAAGGGGATGACATACTCTTTCAAGGACCCTCTCCGCGATTTGAGGATAAAACTGGAGAATGAAAACCAGAGGCCCATTTTGGAATGA